A section of the Portunus trituberculatus isolate SZX2019 chromosome 20, ASM1759143v1, whole genome shotgun sequence genome encodes:
- the LOC123506694 gene encoding uncharacterized protein LOC123506694, whose protein sequence is MKFLAAICLLAASASAQVGQSGIVSPDGNNIQFTHDFAHSIVLSGPSGIVTSDGKNLQLTGGQAALHAASPPAPQPVPQLVISRSVVGPSGIVSPAGNVQFTQEMVDDNVLVGPSGIVTKSGQNIQFNDQGLPRTKRSAGYVLPAGNLGHSGIVRADGTFEQFSHDFAHDIVLMGPSGFVTKSGKNIQLTADLHRVKRDLRGPSGMILKDGTQVQFKTGETTVVLDGPSGLVLSDGTLVQRRAKRDLVGPSGMILADGTQVQFKEGFATVVLEGPSGMLLSDGTLVQKRVKRNLVGPSGMITADGTPIQFPAHAEAVVTGPSGIVFSNGQNVQLP, encoded by the exons ATGAAGTTTCTG GCAGCTATCTGTCTGCTCGCCGCAAGCGCGAGCGCACAGGTTGGGCAATCAGGGATCGTTAGTCCTGATGGAAACAACATCCAGTTCACGCATGACTTTGCTCATAGCATTGTGCTCAGTGGACCTTCTGGCATCGTGACAAGTGATGGTAAGAACCTCCAGCTGACCGGAGGCCAGGCTGCCCTCCATGCTGCCTCCCCACCGGCACCTCAGCCTGTGCCTCAGCTTGTCATTTCCCGCAGCGTCGTTggtccctcaggaatcgtgagTCCTGCCGGAAATGTTCAGTTCACTCAAGAGATGGTTGACGACAACGTGTTGGTTGGTCCCTCCGGCATTGTGACCAAGAGCGGCCAAAACATCCAGTTCAACGATCAAGGGCTTCCTCGCACCAAGCGCAGCGCCGGCTACGTCTTGCCCGCGGGCAACCTGGGTCATTCTGGCATCGTTAGGGCCGACGGCACCTTTGAACAATTCAGCCACGACTTCGCTCACGATATTGTGCTTATGGGACCTTCCGGCTTCGTGACCAAGAGCGGAAAGAACATCCAGCTAACTGCTGACCTCCACAGAGTCAAGCGTGACCTTAGGGGTCCCTCTGGCATGATCCTTAAGGACGGCACTCAGGTGCAGTTCAAGACCGGCGAAACCACCGTCGTTCTTGATGGCCCATCTGGACTGGTTCTCAGCGACGGTACATTGGTGCAGAGACGTGCAAAGCGTGACCTTGTGGGTCCCTCTGGCATGATCCTTGCTGACGGCACTCAGGTGCAGTTCAAGGAGGGCTTTGCCACTGTCGTATTGGAAGGTCCCTCTGGAATGCTGCTCAGCGACGGCACTCTGGTGCAAAAGCGTGTCAAGCGTAACCTCGTTGGACCCTCTGGCATGATCACCGCTGACGGCACCCCTATCCAGTTCCCCGCCCACGCTGAGGCCGTCGTCACTGGCCCATCTGGCATTGTCTTCTCCAACGGACAGAACGTTCAGCTTCCTTAG
- the LOC123506609 gene encoding uncharacterized protein LOC123506609 — protein MKFLAAICLLATTASAQVGYSGIVSPDGNNVQFTHDFAHSIVLSGPSGIVTSDGKNLQLTGGQAALHAASPPAPQPVPQLVISRSVVGPSGIVSPAGNVQFTQEMVDDNVLVGPSGIVTKSGQNIQFNDQGLPRTKRSAGYVLPAGNLGHSGIVRADGTFEQFSHDFAHDIVVIGPSGFVTKSGKNIQLNADLHRVKRDLRGPSGMILKDGTQVQFKTGETTVVLDGPSGLVLSDGTLVQRRAKRDLVGPSGMILDDGTQVQFKEGFATVVLDGPSGMLLSDGTLVQKRAKRNLVGPSGMITADGTPIQFPAHAEAVVTGPSGIVFSNGQNVQLP, from the exons ATGAAGTTTCTG GCAGCTATCTGTCTGCTCGCCACGACCGCGAGTGCACAGGTTGGGTATTCAGGGATTGTTAGTCCTGATGGAAACAACGTCCAGTTCACGCATGACTTTGCTCATAGCATTGTGCTCAGTGGACCTTCTGGCATCGTGACAAGTGATGGTAAGAACCTCCAGCTGACCGGAGGCCAGGCTGCCCTCCACGCTGCCTCCCCACCGGCACCTCAGCCTGTGCCTCAGCTTGTTATTTCCCGCAGCGTCGTTggtccctcaggaatcgtgagTCCTGCCGGAAATGTTCAGTTCACTCAAGAGATGGTTGACGACAACGTATTGGTTGGTCCCTCCGGCATTGTGACCAAGAGCGGCCAAAACATCCAGTTCAACGACCAAGGGCTTCCTCGCACCAAGCGCAGCGCCGGCTACGTCTTGCCCGCGGGCAACCTGGGTCATTCTGGCATCGTTAGGGCCGACGGCACCTTTGAACAGTTCAGCCACGACTTCGCTCACGATATTGTGGTTATTGGACCTTCCGGCTTCGTGACCAAGAGCGGAAAGAACATCCAGCTAAATGCTGACCTCCACAGAGTCAAGCGTGACCTTAGGGGTCCCTCTGGCATGATCCTTAAGGACGGCACTCAGGTGCAGTTCAAGACCGGCGAAACCACCGTCGTTCTTGATGGCCCATCTGGACTGGTTCTCAGCGACGGTACATTGGTGCAGAGACGTGCAAAGCGTGACCTTGTGGGTCCCTCTGGCATGATCCTTGATGACGGCACTCAGGTGCAGTTCAAGGAGGGCTTTGCCACTGTCGTATTGGATGGTCCCTCTGGAATGCTGCTCAGCGACGGCACTCTGGTGCAAAAGCGTGCCAAGCGTAACCTCGTTGGACCCTCTGGCATGATCACCGCTGACGGCACCCCTATCCAGTTCCCCGCCCACGCTGAGGCCGTCGTCACTGGCCCATCTGGCATTGTCTTCTCCAACGGACAGAACGTTCAGCTTCCTTAG